From Mycolicibacillus parakoreensis, the proteins below share one genomic window:
- a CDS encoding ParA family protein, which translates to MERLTIAVANLKGGSTKTTTAAFVLHALAEAGLSVLGVDADGENESLLAWSETGEWTVPVIGMPVSDLHRKLPGIAGDRYDALVIDTPPMKEQRGVVASAIRLATHVLVPLAPTGMEYARLAAVRELVDDAAALAPGEPPQLAVVLTRTVANAASTEVYRQLLTDEGVRVLGPTVARLERYAQAFGLPITAAAATAYGDIAAELLAATVT; encoded by the coding sequence ATGGAGCGGCTGACGATCGCGGTGGCCAACCTCAAGGGCGGGAGTACGAAAACCACGACGGCCGCATTCGTGCTGCACGCGCTGGCCGAGGCGGGCTTGTCTGTGCTCGGTGTCGACGCCGACGGCGAGAACGAATCTTTGCTCGCATGGTCAGAGACGGGCGAGTGGACGGTGCCGGTAATCGGAATGCCGGTATCAGATCTGCACCGCAAGCTGCCGGGCATCGCCGGCGACCGCTATGACGCGCTGGTGATCGATACACCGCCGATGAAGGAGCAGCGTGGTGTGGTGGCGTCAGCAATCCGGCTGGCCACCCACGTCCTCGTGCCGCTCGCTCCGACTGGCATGGAATACGCGCGCCTGGCCGCCGTCCGTGAATTAGTGGACGACGCAGCAGCATTGGCCCCCGGCGAGCCACCGCAGCTGGCGGTCGTGCTCACGCGCACGGTCGCCAATGCCGCCAGCACCGAGGTATACCGCCAGCTACTCACCGACGAGGGAGTCCGCGTGCTGGGCCCGACTGTCGCCCGGCTGGAGCGGTATGCCCAGGCTTTTGGCCTGCCAATCACCGCGGCCGCGGCCACCGCTTACGGCGATATCGCCGCGGAGCTGCTAGCCGCGACGGTCACGTAA
- a CDS encoding recombinase family protein: MSILGYARVSTAYQSPDMQVAALRAAGAARVWVEQASGARDDRPELAAVLDYARSGDVLVVWRLDRLGRSLPHLLSVVEDLDARGVELRSLTEAIDTTSAGGRLVFHVFAAVAQFERALATERSAAGVAAARAAGRHPGRPKLSPATIEAARQLDQSGTPRAGIARALGISRSSVYRALTHRA; this comes from the coding sequence ATGAGCATCCTCGGCTACGCGCGGGTCTCCACCGCGTACCAAAGCCCAGATATGCAGGTGGCGGCGCTGCGTGCCGCAGGCGCGGCGCGGGTGTGGGTTGAGCAAGCATCGGGTGCCCGGGATGATCGGCCCGAGCTGGCGGCGGTGCTGGACTACGCGCGATCCGGTGATGTTCTCGTGGTGTGGCGGCTCGACCGGCTGGGCCGGTCACTTCCGCACCTGCTCAGTGTCGTTGAGGACCTCGACGCCCGCGGCGTCGAGCTGCGCTCGCTTACCGAGGCGATCGACACCACCAGCGCCGGCGGCCGGCTCGTCTTTCACGTGTTCGCCGCGGTCGCCCAATTCGAGCGAGCCTTAGCTACCGAACGATCGGCGGCCGGTGTCGCCGCGGCGCGCGCCGCCGGCCGACACCCCGGCCGCCCGAAACTCTCGCCCGCCACGATTGAGGCGGCCCGCCAACTCGACCAATCGGGTACCCCACGAGCCGGTATCGCGCGCGCGCTGGGGATTTCACGATCTTCGGTGTATCGGGCACTGACCCACCGGGCCTGA